A stretch of DNA from Mus pahari chromosome 11, PAHARI_EIJ_v1.1, whole genome shotgun sequence:
TAgcagacagggaaaaaaaatcccacttagTCCCAAGTATGTTTGAAAATTTTTGGTGTCAAGACTGAGGCCTTATCATTTCAGGGCCCGCAGCGCAAGAGGCTGCGTATTCACAGAGGCTGAATTTTTAAGCAAGAGTTCgtaaatattttcatcaaatgcCCTTTGCTATTCTTCATAAAATCGGCTCCTCTCTTTAAAGTCTTATGTCTTTTACGCAATTCTAAAAAATCATTTCTTATCGAGGCAGCAGATTCATctctggggttgggggtaggaCGGATACGTTTCTAATTGGAGGGTGTGAAGTTCAATGAGATGGTATTTTTAGCTTGAGATGCTCagattcatatatttttatattttacccGTCTCATCCGGTTTCCGTTTCACTCAActctttcattttctgctttcttgcttctgtcttcctcccttccttcctctatagCGCCTCTCTCACTTTCCCTCGCTTCTTCTGTTTCTCGCTTTTCTCTCTCCCGCTCTCTTTCTTGTATAATTTATTGTCTGATTCTATCAGTTAAGTTAATACGAAAATAGCAAGGGGGAGGCCCAGCACCTTAATCTGTCCCTCTTCCCTGCGCGCATTAGGGACTTTAGGGAGGTGTCCTTAGCTACCAGTTTATAGACCAGCGCGGTGGCCCTAGGTGCAGAGCACGCTGGTGGAAGAGTTGGGGTCCGCCTAGGGTTGCGGGGCTTATTCAAATACCGCCCGCTGCTGCTGTGATTCGCAGGGACTCGGCCTCCATATGGTAATACggggcggggggtgggtgggggtgacAAGGAAATGAGTTCAGAGGGTGGGTATTTCTTTCCTGTGTGACCTTGACTCAGAATTGAAACCAAACAAAAGANCAACGGTGCTTAGCAACAGTGACTGGATGCAGTCCACACATTCATAAGTGCAAAGCAGACAAACACTGAGCCATGAGTGGGTggagggaggcacagagaggaggggaggggaggatggggtgaaggtgggagggaggggggctcTGACACCGCGCGCTCTGCTGCTGTGCTGGGACAGAGCACCCGGACCCGCggcagcggcggcagcggcgCTCCCCACCCTCCACCGCAGCACTCTTCGAGCCAGGAAGCCACCAAGCCATGGGCCCTCGGGGTAAGCCACAGTATGCACACCGCAGTGATGGTGACTCCAATGAGGGAgattagaaacagaaaagattaCAGAGAGATCAGAGATAAGAGGTGtacctctctctgtcccttgtcACACAGCGCGCGTGCACATGCATTTGTACAAACATGCATGCTCATACAGCAATACGTTCCACATTCTTTGCTACTTCCATCTAAATACATGCACCGACACTCTATGCCCTGCAACGTGGCCAGTGTGTTTGTCCTGATCCTGCATAAAAGCGGGCAGGTAGTGCCAGAATCCAGGCAAGAATAAACAGCCACGCACAATTGAATTGCAGCCAAACTCTGACATTCAGCCTGCTGAATTGATTCATTCGGCCAggtttcccccaccccaaccGGAATTCTGTAACCAGTTGAGGAATTCTGcaattattcataaaatatgcTGAAATTTCACCTCAAGAAACGTAATCTTGCTATATATGGCAAGGTAAGGGTGAACCTGAAGGGTGGatgtgtttccattttttaatgttttacgcATAGCCATCTGACCACTTTTTATTGGGTGACATATCATATGAGCACTTTCGTGTAGGCTTGGAAAAACTATAGCCAGAGGTAAGGCTGGAAAATGCCATAAGAATTAAGGGTGCTGAAAATGGATGCTAGAGAGTCCGCATACAGGCGAGGTGGCATACAGTTGTAGGTTTGAGATGGGAGGAAATATATGTGAACATTTATACACAAAGCCGTTGGGGAGGGCTTTGAGTATCTGTGCAGGTAAGTCATTCATAAGAAAACTAATTACCTGTGCATGTACTCGGACTTGTTTAATCGAAAAagctgcatgtgtgcacattttctgttctttgtggtTATGCAATTATGGATTGTCTTTTTTACAAGATAGCTTTAGGGAATGTTAATATgtcatttaaatatacatatattcaatagTCCTTGTGCTGAATAGCTATATTGCCAAGAAGgaaaaattatattctataaaCACGATTACTATTGCTTGAAATCCAGCTCAAGGCCTGTATATTTTAAGGCACATAGCCTGCTTTAATATAGTTAGCTGTTTTGTCTGTGTGGTTTCACTTCAAAGTCTGGAATTAAGGATGCTTTGCAGTCAAGATAATGTGCTTCCATCTATATAGAGACAAAATAAAACTCAGTACATTTTAAGTGCTGCAGACATGATACAACATACAACATGGTTGAAAATGTCTTCCTTGCAGATGGCTCTCCATTGCTGTctctacacattttaaaatagatttttgttttgcaaGAAACATCAGAAAGCAATAGCTAGTTAATACTGCATTCCCTCGGTTAATGAGCACAATTCTTTAGTAATCTTTGGAATCCCTTCATTCCACGTACTTTCTCAAATATATTGGCTCCAACCTGTGTTTATTCTTATATGAAGTTAATCAGACAATCAAACTTTGAGCCTCAAAACAGTAGGCATTATAGTCAATGGAGGGGTAtgtaaagaaagacaaaaaggaatgtgtttcttttatggCCAAACTAGAATGTTCCCCAGTTGGCGTTGGATACATAACACAAATGCATATTTGTAATCTTAAGTAAATAGAAGGGAGACAACTGTTTGAATCATCTAACTAGAGATAGCAGCAAacattagccaaaaagaaaacagaaaagaaaaaagacagaacggacaacagagacagatagacataataaaacaggaagaaaaaaaggagggggaggggaatcaacaaaactgtaaaaccagaaattttcaaggaattttaaaaatgcaaatatatttacatatgcatcagtattaaaaataatacacGCTGCACCCAAGGGGAgttggagcaggaggaggaaaggtgatggtattggtggtggtggaggaggaggaggaggaggaggaggaggaggaggaaagaatggAGGCGCCGCGGAGCCCTGATTATGCATGGGCTGGAGCTGCCTCTTCTAACCTGTTCTCGGAGCAGGGCAGCCCGCGGTCCTCAGCCGCCCACAGAACAGGAGCCGAAACAACCGTTTCCGAAGGCTACAgcgtttatttttctcttttggggaATTTTGGCGGTTGTTTCAGGGGCTAGCCAACTGGCCCCTTTAATTAAAAGCTTCAATAAAAGGCGATCGCTCCAGGAATGCACCGGCTCCTCTTCGTGCAGGAtttgcatatttttttaatgCCCTAATTTCCTTGATGTATGTAAATGTAGCCGGACGTagagggagacagggagctgACGTCAATGGACGTGACCTCGCAGCTAAACCTTGAACGTGAAGCCGGGATGGGGGAAAACACGGAGCGGCAGCCGGTGGAGCCCGAAAGCATGCGTGGCTGTATTTTCGGTAGCGGAGCCCCAGCCGGAGCTGCCAAGGGCTCCCCTAGCAGCCCCAGGGGAGGACAAGCCGCTGCCCTGTGGCAGTTGCCAGCCTTCCCATCACATCCGTAGACACTGGTTCTGCTCCTCCGGCCCCACCAAATACaggttcttttttctctcccgggggtgggtgggtggggggagaaagaaagaaaatagaaaagaaaagaaaagaaacacacacctAAAATAACAAAccgaaaacaaaagacaacaaagtAAACGAATCTCAAGCGTTTTAGAACAACGCTTGGGTCGCTTGTCAGTAAAAAGATTGACAATAggacattattcttttttttttcttcttgtctccacaagaagaggagagggagacaaCAGATACCAGCAAAGCATTCCTAAAACACGATGTGCTACACAAGTTCCCAGTAGCGACAGGTAAATTGCCCAACCAAATGGCGAGGGCTTCTCTTTTTGGTACCTGTTTACCTATGAGCAAATTATGCGTGTCAGCTTCATTAGCAGCAGTGCCAGGGGCGCAAAATTTTACCGTAGTGGgagtgacgtgtgtgtgtgtgtgtgtgtgtgtgtgtgtgtgtgtggtgttgcaGGGTGCTTAGATTGGTCAGCACAGAGGGAGGCGACTTGAGACTGCGGCCAGTCTTTGCACGGCCAAGTCTGGGGACTTCTCCAGCCGAGACAGCCGGGCTGAGGCTCGAGTTTCCTCCTTGGAAGAGATAAACCTGAAAAGGCTTCCCTTGAACGGCTAGGCCCTTGCGATCGCATTGTCTGAGGATGGGGGCTTGAGGTGGGAGCCGTCCCCTTGGCTGCGGCTCGCCTTAGGGGCCTGGTGGTTTTTTCTAGGGGCTCAGCCGCCTGGGCGTGCAAGGAGCGGCGCTGGGAGACTCGGCGGGATGGCCTTCTGGCTCTCCCGCTCCCCGCGCGCCCGCTCTCCTGTGCCCGCGCACCGGGCGGGGGCGGCTGGCACCTCCCGGAGCCGAGCCGCCCCCGCCTGCCCTTGCCACTGGCTCCCAGCCGCCAGGGTTTAGTCCTCGGCCGCCTCGGAGTTAGGAGTACGAAACCGCCCGCCGGCTAGGAAGGGGCGCCGGAGGCCGCCGCGCCCGCGTCCCCAGGCGGCTGCGGCTGCTCCCACCCCGCAGTCGCAGCTTTGTTGTCCTGACCTGCTGGCGGCGACTGGGCAAGATCGCctaggagggggggggggagtgtgtgcGGGTGCCCGTGCGCGTGCGCGGCGGCCGTGCGTGTGCGCGGAGGCCGGGGGCGCGCGTGGCGGGCGGGGACCCTCCCGCCAAGGACAGGCTGGGCTGGCTGTCCCTCGGGCTGCACTTGGCGGGAAAGCCGGGGGCCGGGGCCGCGCGCCCGCCGCTCTCAGGACGGCCTCCCTTGTCCTCCCTGGGCCGCATTTACATACTGGGGGTCGTCGAATTTTTTTACAGAGCGCCACCCCCTCCTCGGCCTGGGTCGGCCTGGGTCGCACGCGCGCGCAGGCTACAACTACAGCCGCAGGCTCCTCCGGCTCCCGGCGCGCAAATAGGCCCGGGGGGAAAAGCCAGCCCTCCTCGGGACAGATTACTGCAccgcctccccttccccctccgaGCCCGCACCCCTGACAGCCTCCTGCTGGTGTTGCACGACACCCACCTTCCCTGAAAGCCCCCACCTTCCTCTACACACTTCGGCCCCTCCTCCCACATCTTAGCCtttttggcacacacacacacacacacacacacacacacacacacacacacacgagctttTTCTTCCTACTCAACCTTTATCATGCGTGCCTGGAACCTTTTGAATAAAACTGgagtttagagaagaaaaatcctTATAATGTATTCCTTGTCTTTAGTGAAACACATTAACAAtcagaagggggaggggacttGAACCAAAggacctttcttttaaaaaaaaaaaaaaagtctgcaagTCAAAAGGTCATTCTCTAAGTTTGTAAATAATATTGCAAAGAGAACCcctaaaggaaagaaggaaggaaggaaggaaggaaggaaggaaggaaggaaggaaggaaggaaggaaaacccacaaattaataaaatggagCACTGGACAAACAAGGCAGAggatcctttttttaaaaaaaaaatatttttaagaaacctAGAGCAGAAAAGCTggtgtaagagaaaaaaaaagaagaaaataaaaggtagaTGAGGCAAAATAAGTTTCCAAAGAAATGTGTTCTTTGCATCCTACAATTGAAAAATGTAGCCATTGCCCTTCTTCAGACGAGACATTTCTAATTTGTTCCGTCTGTCAGGAGGGGACTATGAGAGGTTTGGGTGCAAATTCATTATCTCTGGCACCGCAGAACGTAGTGTGGGGACTGAAAAAGACCGTGGCAATGGATGAACAATGGGGCTTCAGTTCATCAGTAACAAAAGCAGTGGGGAAATTGGTTGAGTTTCAGAGCACGTCCTCCCCGGCAGAGGGGGCTGGACTAGACCTTGGACAGCCCCCCCAAAAACTTGCCGAGCCTCACACACCACTTCACTCTGCACTCCGAGGCTCAGGGAGCAAGTGTTTGGAGTGGGGGGGAAagttggctttttttccccctccttggTCTTTAGCGCCCTTTTCTCTCCCCCAGAAGAGAAGAGCGGCATAAACTATTTTAGACGCAATCAAGGAAGAATCGCCCATCATGTGGAATTGAGCGGCAGTTTTAAATGTACTAAGAGAAGACTGGTCtcgaaaaaaatcatttttcccccttcttttttggAGACGCCTAAAGGAGCCTGTTTGTGTGCTGTGGCCACGTTCTGCTGTGACTGGATCTTGTCTTCTGCCTGGCTCCTTGATTTCCGTCCGGCTGGATTTGGGGACAACACTGCCTGGCGCAGACAGATCAAGTGAGTATCTTGGCGGCACGAAGGCTGTATGCTCCCCTGGCTGCGCCAGGCCCGCAGTGCCCGTGGTTGTCCGGCACCCACACAAGAGCCTGGGGAGGGCCGCTCCGAGGGCCAGTCCGGGGCTTTGCTTCAGCTAATTGATTGTATGTCTCTAATGCCAAACCTGTTGAACTCGTGAGTTGTCCGAGCCAGGACTGTTAATTATCCTTTGGGCAGACCCCTAATCTTAGAAAGGTGCCAGGAAAATtcgcacagggggaaaaaatgtaCGTAAATTTACAGTATTGGTGGGGAGACTTTCTTCTCTTAGAGCCGTGCTAAGTGAAATTGGGTTTTGCGTTTTTGAATTCTGTATTCTCATTTTGAATAATGTGCTATTTTTGAAAAGCCCCAAAGTTTCAGTTACCTGGCACTGAAGTCACGGTGGAAAACTGCATCTGGTAGATtctcccccccaccacacacaccttttttttttttttttttttttttttttcttccgcTTTTTGGATTTTGGAGGTGAGAGACTGCTTTATAGGGTTACCCCGAGTTTAGCTTTAACCGAGATGCGACCTTCGCGGTTAGTTATTGGGACTTGGAGCTATTCAATTTCAGATGCCTCTGGAATCAGAACGAAGCGAGTTCTCTTGCTTAAGAGCCAACCAACTGAAGGCAAGATCTCTTTCGGTGGTTAGTAACTATCTGCAGAAAATCCGGAGCAAAGAGTACCtaactcccccccaccccccattagGATCTGCCGCGTTTTTCTCTTGCAAATGTGCAGGCGGTGCTTGAATAGAACACTGTCTGGAGGGGTCAGGGCAATTCAGTGGAATTGATCAGAAGTTAGACCCCAGGCCCTGTTAAGTCACGGCCACGGCCGTGGGGTGGGGGTTAAAGCTGTGGCTGTCTTGGGCCCACAACTATGGAGTCagatccttttctctctctcctggc
This window harbors:
- the LOC110329058 gene encoding uncharacterized protein LOC110329058; translated protein: MHRHSMPCNVASVFVLILHKSGQPGWGKTRSGSRWSPKACVAVFSVAEPQPELPRAPLAAPGEDKPLPCGSCQPSHHIRRHWFCSSGPTKYRGEGDNRYQQSIPKTRCATQVPSSDRRLKEPVCVLWPRSAVTGSCLLPGSLISVRLDLGTTLPGADRSNDTSKKHKMNRLFNQTKTWAAVRQQEGMFCPPRSPKKSRISPKTFTYKIRAIKLPALGKKIMMPNPMIRSRSLNQLSLL